A region of the Parambassis ranga chromosome 24, fParRan2.1, whole genome shotgun sequence genome:
TATACCATTCATAAGGCCAACCTTTCACAGCTCCCTTTGGACGGTCCTCCACAGTTCCTAACTTCTGTGTCCATGTTGCCTCGAACCAAGGCTGCAGCATGATCGGTGGACCCGGTCTCTCCTGCTATGAGCTCGCAACATGGTGTTCTTTTAATGATGACGTAGTGCATTCATCCAATTTTCTCAGGTTGTTTACAGATGGTGCACATCCGTGGGTTTTGGGGGGTTCTTTCCTCCAAGGGCAGTGGTCTGCTAGATGCCGGCCTTTAAATTCTCATTGCTTCATTCGAAACACATTTGGTTTAGATAAGGGTGCTCATACTACCTTTCATCAGAACCGTGGCAGCTCACATTCAATTCAATCTCAGGTTATTTATCAAACCATACTATTTAAAGGCATTCGaaggcttctccctctcctctagaCTTCCCGTGGCCTATAACCCTTTCAATTCTCCACTAATTGGTTTCAACCCAGATCGGGCGTATTTCTCCTTCCGTTGATCCTCTCCCGGAATCCCTCTTCGCGTAGCTTTTGGTTTTCTTAGAGGAGGCCTCCCATTCCTTCAATCCCTCTAGAAGTCACCTTCGCAGAACTAGTATTCCATCGAACTACTACAAGCTGTTGCAACACCCTAAATGCAGTGGCGCATGTTCAGTAGTCATAGCCTGCACAATTCGTCCTTATGTCCTTTTAAATACATGAGTGGTTCTCtacagcagtggtccccaaccaccgggccggggaccggtaccggtccgtgggtcatttgtaccgggccgcacagaaagactgagcaaaacatatatttttcattatctgagtctgaaagctgtttcatttataaatcgatcagattcatccgcctgtgcctttaagcacctgcccagacgcttgtctcggtcacgggatacggccccaaaattaagcccacaagcaaaaacgaataaaaaacaaacgtctttggagagcttctccggaaaggggaaaaggcctaacgaggagacagaagaagaggagcctaccccttcaaagaaaaagaaacccgcatttaaaagactatatcaggagtcctatttaaaatacggatttattgcaacaggtgattctcacacaccaagtccgctctgagtgatatgtggcgacagactcgcaaatgaggcaacgaagccttcaaaactgcgagaccgagcaccctgcattaaaagacgagccatggaagaaaacatgaacaagaacgactgaagcaattaatgacggccaaaacaaaattacggagtggactggacataagaaacacacttcgggtgtcatgtctcccattatccccagataggaccccctcattgctgagaaagctcaaaggctcccactaattaagcataagagtaagttgtctctttatgcacttttttttctgtgccggtccgtgaaagtattgttttacatgataccggtccgtggtgcaaaaaaggttggggaccgctgctctaCAGGTTCGTCCCATTCAGATCCTCAAGTCCCTCTGTGACCACAggaatctctccctctgtctaggaACTGGTCTTTGCTCATACAACCTCTCGTCAGATCCCCATTGTCCCTTAATCATTATTCGGGTCATCCCTTTAGAATAGGTGCAACTACTTCAGCAGCAACTCAGCGGCTCTGGTTCATGCAAGGCCCTTTAGCTATACTATCACAGCAGTGGGTTCTTTTCATGCAGGCCACATAACCAATGAATTCCTGCTAATCGGCACGCTCGGTCATCTTCTCTCTTCACATTCGTCTTCAGGCCCACCTGGCCTAGCTGGTAGGATTGTTAATAATATTTCATCATTGTGAgtttttcatcatattactggtggtggtgtaatgcTCGAATCATGCATGTTATCTCCATgccctccttttctctatcCTCTCAGCTTTCCCTCAAGCTTTATAATTAATGTACTGTCAGCCGACGGGCTTCGTTTTATTCAAGGCAATGcatctcagccagtgggcttcattctgtcagctCAAGGTATCCCCTTCATCTCTGCAATCACTTGGTCGATggtcttcacttcctgtattggCCAAAACACCGGACACATGCTCGCATCTCAGAAATCTCTCCGTCCCTGGTGAGTTTCACCTATTATTGCTGTATCGTCAATTCATGTCTGCTAACTTAACTCTCACGgcattctctaggcctcataTCAATGCACCAATGCTGGTGGGCTTCATCACGCAAGGCCTTAAACCATCGCATCCATAGCCAGTGGGTTTCGCTCATGCAAGGCCGTAATTCAATGcatccatagccagtgggcttcgttcACGCTACCCTAAAAATCAGTGcatccatagccagtgggcttcgttcATGCTACCCCAAAAAATGTATGCATCTATAGTCAGCGGGCCTAGATTCACGTAACCATATCCCCTTATTCACAGCTAGtaggcttcgattcatgcagaccataccCCCATGTATTTATAGCCAGTGGGCGTCGATCCATGCAGACCATACCTCCATCCATTCATAGCCAGcaggcttcgattcatgcaaccatatcccctttattaacagccagcgggcttcgattcatgcaaccatatacccttcattcacagccagtgggcttcgattcatgcaaccatatcccctttattaacagccagcgggcttcgattcatgcaaccatatcccctttactaacagccagcgggctttgattcatgcaaccatatcccctttattctcagccagcgggcttcgattcatgcagaccatacccccatgtattcgtagtcagcgggcctagattcatgcaaccatatcccctttattcacagccagtgggcttcgattcatgcaaccatatcccctttattaacagccagcgggcttcgattcatgcaaccatatcccctttattaagagccagcgggcttcgattcatgcaaccatatccccttttttctcagccagtgggcttcgattcatgcaaccatatcccctttattatcagccagtgggcttcgattcatgcaaccatatcccctttattcacagccagtgggcttcgattcatgcagaccATACTCCCATGTATTCGTAGTCAGCGGGCctagattcatgcaaccatatccttcttattcacagccagtgggcttcgattcatacaaccatatcccctttattatcagccagtgggcttcgattcatgcaaccatatcccctttattatcagccagtgggcttcaaTTCACGCAACCCTATCCCCcattattcacagccagtgggcttcgattcacgcaaccatatcccctttattaacagccagtgggcttcgattcatgccgACCTATCCCCACGtagtcacagtcagctgcctTCTTTCATGCAAAGTCTTCTTCCACGCCTTCCCTGCTTCCAGCTCAAGTATATGCTTGCTAAACTGTCTCTATAAATTTTCCCTACTTGAGCGGCACTCGCTAAACTCTCTCCACTCTCCCCTTGGCTTGAGCGCATGCTCGCCAAATCCTCTCTACTTTCCATAGCTCGAGCGCATGCTCGCTAAACCTCTATTCCTCCCCTAGCTTGAGCACTTGCTTGCTAAACACTCTCCCTACATTCCGCAGCTTTAGCGCACGCTCGCTAAAATCCCTATACCTTCTTCGGCTTGAGCGCATGCTCGCTAAACTCTCTCTATACTTAGCTATCCTTAGCTCAAGCATTCGCTCCCTAAGCTCTCTattctcctctctgtgcttcGAATCCAACTGCATCTGATTGTCGTAATTTCATTTTGCATGCTGCCTCTAACAATTGTCTTTTCATGCTACATGGTATCTGTTAGTGCCCAAATCATGTAAGTATCAAACTCAATTttcatctccttctcttttgggggggtcttcggatcagcggcctctccgctcgagctttcccccctttcggacgtggtcctcacgacggggtctaggacgccaatgcacattcacaattattgtattaataaattctttctcattcagttcgctgagtctctcatgattgaaatgtagctctcagcgtaagttcagtcatgaagactctattccacatcattcacctcttatctctatccccttccctcttcaccatcctagcactctccttcactgcactgcactctgtctagtgacctcccacatagtcaggtgtttaatagatggcacctccctcaccaatcagctgtcgatctgtccctctcctgcccaatcataacgtagcaagagatttaaaagtctctgtctcttctccagctgtctcccgatcgaatccggcaaccctcctccaccccaagcacctccccatcctcgcagttcaaggtctcccctctcctgctctcctgcttctacaccaccaccaggtctagacccggggggtcttcggatcagcggcctctccgctcgagctttcccccctttcggacgtggtcctcacgacggggtctaggacgccaatgcacattcacaattattgtattaataaattctttctcattcagttcgctgagtctctcatgattgaaatccAATGATGATGTGTAGGAGAGCGTCTGGGGCTCCGCGCCACCTACAAATCTGACCTGTACAGCAGTGACACGGCGCTGTACTGCCCTGATGACCGTCACCGTGAGAGGGTGCCCAGCATGGATCTTCATGgtcagaggaagctgctgtacGGGCCACAGAACTCCACTGACAGCAACCCGGAGGAGGGCTCGGTGGGGTTGAGGGCTGGTTTCTCGCAGGAGCACTTTGCCAAGTTTCAAGCCACACTGGGTGGAGGCTCCTACTCCAGCTTTAGTGGAGGGGGCTCCGAGGACAAAGGCAACGGCCCACCTAGCAGTGCAGCCTCGTCCCCATGTCATCACTCCCTCAACATGGACTGGAGAGATTCAGGGGGCTATGAGAGAACGAGTGACTCATCCTgggagagggacagtccagggGTCTTTGCCAACACTCATCCCTTCCAACAGACGGAGATGAGCTACCACCAGAATGGCAGCTCACCGGTCTACAGCCGCACCATGTCCTCCTGCTTCAGTGAGCCCTATGAGCCgctccctccatcttcttctcccAGTGTGGCCTATGGAGGCACGTTAgcccctgaagaggaggagctgattGGCAGATGGAGACAGCTCAGTGTGGAGGACTTGAGTGCCCACACCTACCGCAGCCCAGGTCGGGCCTCACCTTACAGTTTCTCAGAGCAGCACTTCTCGGTCCGTCCTGCCAAGATCCGGCTCGGGCCGCTCTACAGCAGTTTCCAGGAAGGAGCTGACTACTACCACCAGGGAGCAGGTGTCATGGACCCGGTGTGGGTGGCTGCCAGTCCTAGCCCCGAGTGCAGCCCAGGGCTCAGGCAGGCGCACAGCCAAGCCCACCTGTACCGGGCCGAGGACAGCCAGGGGTCAGAGCATAGCCTCTACCACTCAGGGAGCTCCAAAGACAGGGAAGGCAGTGTCGCAGCTGGAGGCCAGAGCACGGAGTATGTAGACCCGAGCCCCAACAGCTCCACAGAGTCTCTCAACCAGAGGTCCCTGGAGATGGCCGCGGAGCTGCAGCACTATCAGGTGGAGATGCACAGCCTGCCCGCACAGGCAAGCCAGTCACCACCACCagccccaccccccccccccccctacaacCAAAAATTTGGCTCTCTAGGACTTTCCAGGAAGGACAGTCTGACGAAAGCCCAGCTGTACGGAACACTTCTGAACTGAAGGACCGTCCGATCAGGTGAAACGTTTGATAGGGTTGTAGAGGCCCTGGTGTGTGTCCAGCTACACCTTCTGTTAGTGCAGccattttaaagagaaaatgGTCTGAATAGCAGCCAAGAGCCAACAGGTTAAGTATCATGAACATGTAAGTATGGCTGATCATTTAAAGGCATCGATTGTATGGCAGTGGATGGCAACTGTTTACAAATACAAATGTCCAGAGGAAATAAGTCATAGTAAGTGTTGGTTGTGGGGTCATGCAGAGCTCAAGGAGCCCTTGAAATTTGTAAGAATGTGTATGCATTAAAATTACAGATGTACAAATATATACTAACTTAAAATTGAGTGATATATTTTGTGTGTAGCTGTTCAAACAAATCATACAAGTAAAAATCTTCTCAATAATCCTGTATATAAATTCAAATCTGCCAATGCTGTATTGGAGAACTCAAGAGAGGTATTTGAATTTAATTTGACACTTCAAACtgcacatacattttgttattttaattgGCTTTCGGAGATTATACATGAGTATATAAagtggaggggaaaaaacaatcAAATCCCTTAAATGATGAGtgagaaacattttgtttttcttctattAGCTGAATTTGACAGTATTGAtgggtgtgtttttattgttattgatgGAACGTTTTGAGGTGTAAACCGTCAgtattactttattttattctctctttccctctgagAGGTTTTCCTGCCCCCGCCTCACCTCACCCCACCCTCCCTGTTCTACCTCAGACTTGgacacccccccctcccaacCAAGCTGCTGTAACCCTGTTTCTTTGACTGCGAtgcatgtttatatattttgtttgttttgttcacatAATAAAGCACAAATTATAACTTTAAGCACCTAgcctttgttttaatttttccaTGTTTTCATGGTGTGACCGCATCCTGACCAAACAGAATGTCGGTTTGGGAGTGAGACCACCCCTGGTTGTGTCGTTTACAGTTGTTGCTACTGTCTGCTGATCCACAGCATTGAGATGACTGTCTGAGCTGAGAGGCAGACCTTTCATCATTGAGATTGCTGCGGTGTGTACCTGCTGAGTCACTATGAAGCACTgtgctctgaatttaaaaatagGTTAGTAGAGAAGGGTTTTCGCAACGATCAGCACACAGGGAGAATGTTTGCTTGTGTCATCACTAAGGAAATACTACAGTAGTTGTATTTGTGACATTACAGACACGCATTATCAGTCttatgcaataaaaaaacactgcaaatgccattttttttgaaaaatgactGAGAGACCTGgtattctctttttttatgtcaaaatTAGTGCCGTACCGTACTTCAgcctttaaaatatgtttttcagttaacagaaatgttgttttttttctattgtttggGAAAAAACTTTATTGTACtgttttcttattatttataGAGCAGAAAATAAACTGATTATATATGAGAATATGTTCTCATTCACTCTTACGCATCTGAATTTCACACTGTAAACGCCAAATgctttgtctcctctctccttcctgagCTATACTTGTCAGAGATCTGGCCACAGGGGGGAGCCACAGCACTGCAGAGAAGGTTTCACTGATCTGCAACGTCAGTCTTATTGTTGTAGCTCatccagacacagcagcagcaagcatTTGCACTTCAAACACATCAAAGTGAGGAAGCTCCAATGTACCACCTGTCATCCCTTTACACTGCAAAACACATGCTAAAGTATGCACACATTTTGGCTGCAATGCACAAGCAATGATGTGCCTGCAGCACCTGTGGCAGAGTGCACATCATGGCTAAACAGGCTACGGTGCAAGATTTAGCTGTGTTTTCATTGGAAGGCCAACAAGCTGCAGGAACTATAAAAAACTATGACTTGAGCCTAAAATATTCACTGCCATTTTGGTGCTATAAATGGTTCTGCCATGTGTCCAGGACATTCACCATAAGCCTAAACACCAAATTAGCAAACTTTTAATGATAAATTTCTTGTGTCTTTGCAATGAAATGTTACTAAACTCTATTTAGTGATGAGGTGAAATTAGTTTTGCACATCTTACAAGATCAGTGCCTTTTTATACACCTATACCACCAGTTCCACACATGTATACTGAGTGAATTTCTTAAATGTTGTGCAAAACAAAGACTCGTGTTTCAAGGTTGTAGGATGAGGGAAATCTGGAGATTTACTGAATGTCATATTGTGATGTCTCAACCATCATCTTTACAGGCACGTGCTGATACAATCTCAAATCATCTCACTGCAATGTAGCACTCTTTCTCACAGACACCTCAGAATCAAACTTGGCACAATTCATCACTCAGTTAATAAACAACATTTCACCAACTATCTAGAGTCCAACCATCCTCCTGCTTATGTCCCACAGTTTCTTGGCTGCCTGCTCATCTGTAGCTTTAGGCAttagctcctcctctgtgcagtTAGCGAAGCACTTCCCTGACACTCCCTCCACCTCAGGGGAGCAGGCCAGATAGAGAGGAGTCTGGGCCCCCTCCAGTGGACTCTTGAAAAAGACAAATGATGCGAGGTGGAACAGGGGCTTTGCCAGGAAGGGGATTTGAACATGCCTGCCTAGTCTGGTCCTCACGATGCCTGGTGTTAGAGCGTTAACTGTGACCCCCGAGCCCTCGAGCTGACGGGCCAGCTCGAGTGTGAACAGCAGGTTGGCCAACTTGCTCTGGCTGTAGCAGGCAGCCTTGTCATAGTTATTCTCGCTGTTCAGGTCGTCGAAGTTGATTTGGCCGTGCTTGTAAAGTTTGGAGGAAACCACGACGATGCGGCTAGGAGCTGATGCTTTTAGGATGTCTAGCAGAAGGTGAGTGAGGAGGAAGTGCCCAAGGTGATTGACACCGAGCTGCATCTCAAAGCcatcctctgtctttgtgtaggGACACTGGTAGATGCCTGCGTTGTTGATGAGCACATCAATCTTCGATTCCTcctaagaaaaacacacagtaagtaACAGTGTAAGAGAGGTTTCATTTAAAATTCAGCCACATGTATCACTTCAAATATTCTATCTTTGTCTtatatcatgttttatttattgtcttGAACAGCTGACGACATATTCACAGCAGCTGAAGAACTAAATTCTGGCACATCATTCACTGGTAGGACATTGCAGCACCTAAATGACCTGTCATGACCTCCTCTGTATCAGAAAAGGCTTGAATGAACTTGTCACCTCTCATGTGAAATGACCAGAGCTGAacagcagcctgtaaacaaaccaGCTAACACACATCAGAGCTCTAAAGTCTGACACATTGAAAGTGAGACACgctcacacaccacacatgaCATTTCTCATGTGGAGAAATGATAAACTTTGCTGCACAGAGGGTCGCTACCATTATGTTTGTAAGGGAGCGACAGGACACAAGGGTGCGTTATActaacagggaaacactgttGTAGTAAGGGGAATAAGAAAATAATCTTAAGTGTGCTGTTACTGTCCTCATCCTTATTAGTTTACGCTTACCCTGCATCATTAttatgagggagatttgccagtccTTTGTCTCTGTACATGCTTTTGTAATCCGTTtctaatctgatctgttttgtGTAGTCTTTCCCCTAAAATCTGAAGTCCAGCTGATGGTGtaattgggaatacagtgacgCAGTGTGGTAATAGATATAAAGCtattttgttataataatctgttagtgtcaGCCTCTTAGCAAGCACCTTACCCATGATTTTGGTCTCTGCTGGT
Encoded here:
- the LOC114428856 gene encoding retinol dehydrogenase 14-like, which gives rise to MSIAVLIAAVVGGGVLLFLRRLFPQQKAVKLLQYPADTMRGKTVIVTGANSGIGKAVSAELVKLQARVIMACRDLRSAEEAAQDIKKEAGPEHGQVVIKHLDLASLKSVREFCEKNLNISTHEESKIDVLINNAGIYQCPYTKTEDGFEMQLGVNHLGHFLLTHLLLDILKASAPSRIVVVSSKLYKHGQINFDDLNSENNYDKAACYSQSKLANLLFTLELARQLEGSGVTVNALTPGIVRTRLGRHVQIPFLAKPLFHLASFVFFKSPLEGAQTPLYLACSPEVEGVSGKCFANCTEEELMPKATDEQAAKKLWDISRRMVGL
- the LOC114429033 gene encoding brain-enriched guanylate kinase-associated protein-like, whose product is MPTYPHVVTVSCLLSCKVFFHAFPASSSRERLGLRATYKSDLYSSDTALYCPDDRHRERVPSMDLHGQRKLLYGPQNSTDSNPEEGSVGLRAGFSQEHFAKFQATLGGGSYSSFSGGGSEDKGNGPPSSAASSPCHHSLNMDWRDSGGYERTSDSSWERDSPGVFANTHPFQQTEMSYHQNGSSPVYSRTMSSCFSEPYEPLPPSSSPSVAYGGTLAPEEEELIGRWRQLSVEDLSAHTYRSPGRASPYSFSEQHFSVRPAKIRLGPLYSSFQEGADYYHQGAGVMDPVWVAASPSPECSPGLRQAHSQAHLYRAEDSQGSEHSLYHSGSSKDREGSVAAGGQSTEYVDPSPNSSTESLNQRSLEMAAELQHYQVEMHSLPAQASQSPPPAPPPPPPYNQKFGSLGLSRKDSLTKAQLYGTLLN